In Kitasatospora viridis, one DNA window encodes the following:
- a CDS encoding alpha/beta fold hydrolase encodes MGDRPMPQLDGVSHRYVSARGVSFHVAEAGPADAPPVLLLHGFAQHWYAWHKVIPLLAADHRVICPDLRGCGWSDAPRTGYRSTELVADVLAVLDALELREPVRLVGHECGGWLGFLLCLAAPERVAGYLALNTSHPWRRAEGRLPLDAWRFWYTAFWEYPGIGRRVLRHWPGFTRFVLRHWTADPACWEPEVLEEFVQTVRTPGRSRAAEQWLWQFVLHDIPALVTGRHRGQRLTVPTLLLCGDQDPVTRPAREVEGIDVRVVTGGHLLPQEAPEVIAGAAREHFGRTVTMPAAEVERG; translated from the coding sequence ATGGGGGACCGACCGATGCCGCAGCTCGACGGCGTCAGCCACCGGTACGTCAGCGCACGGGGCGTCAGTTTCCACGTCGCCGAGGCCGGTCCGGCCGACGCCCCGCCGGTGCTGCTGCTGCACGGCTTCGCCCAGCACTGGTACGCCTGGCACAAGGTGATCCCGCTGCTCGCGGCCGACCACCGGGTGATCTGCCCGGACCTGCGCGGCTGCGGCTGGTCCGATGCGCCTCGCACCGGCTACCGCAGCACCGAGCTGGTCGCGGACGTGCTCGCCGTGCTGGACGCGCTGGAGCTGCGCGAGCCGGTCCGGCTGGTCGGCCACGAGTGCGGCGGCTGGCTCGGCTTCCTTCTCTGCCTGGCGGCGCCGGAGCGGGTCGCGGGCTACCTCGCGCTGAACACCTCGCACCCGTGGCGCCGGGCCGAGGGCCGACTGCCGCTGGACGCCTGGCGGTTCTGGTACACGGCGTTCTGGGAGTACCCGGGGATCGGCCGCCGGGTGCTGCGGCACTGGCCGGGCTTCACCCGCTTCGTGCTCCGGCACTGGACGGCCGATCCGGCCTGCTGGGAGCCCGAGGTGCTGGAGGAGTTCGTCCAGACCGTCCGCACGCCCGGCCGGTCGCGGGCCGCCGAGCAGTGGCTCTGGCAGTTCGTGCTGCACGACATCCCCGCGCTGGTCACCGGCCGGCACCGCGGGCAGCGGCTGACCGTGCCGACCCTGCTGCTCTGCGGCGACCAGGACCCGGTGACCCGCCCGGCGCGGGAGGTCGAGGGGATCGACGTCCGGGTCGTGACGGGTGGTCACCTGCTCCCGCAGGAGGCCCCGGAGGTGATCGCCGGGGCGGCCCGCGAGCACTTCGGACGCACTGTCACAATGCCCGCAGCCGAGGTCGAACGGGGGTGA
- a CDS encoding VOC family protein translates to MTGQLVTCLWFDGQAEEAAKHYLGIFPDSSLGSVLRHTEAGPGAPGSALTVEFTLNGQRFLGLNGGPQFSFSEAISFQIPCADQAEVDHYWEKLSEGGEEGPCGWLKDRFGVSWQVVPTVMPQLLGDPDPEKAARATKAMMAMGKLDIAALLRAHAGEG, encoded by the coding sequence ATGACCGGTCAGCTTGTCACCTGTCTCTGGTTCGACGGCCAGGCGGAGGAGGCCGCCAAGCACTACCTGGGGATCTTCCCCGACTCCAGCCTGGGGTCGGTCCTGCGGCACACCGAGGCCGGGCCCGGGGCGCCCGGGAGCGCGCTGACGGTGGAGTTCACGCTGAACGGCCAGCGGTTCCTCGGGCTGAACGGCGGGCCGCAGTTCAGCTTCTCCGAGGCGATCTCGTTCCAGATCCCGTGCGCGGACCAGGCCGAGGTGGACCACTACTGGGAGAAGCTCTCCGAGGGCGGCGAGGAGGGGCCGTGCGGGTGGCTGAAGGACCGGTTCGGGGTGTCCTGGCAGGTGGTGCCGACGGTGATGCCGCAGCTGCTGGGCGACCCCGACCCGGAGAAGGCCGCCCGGGCCACCAAGGCGATGATGGCGATGGGGAAGCTGGACATCGCCGCGCTGCTGCGGGCGCACGCCGGCGAGGGGTGA
- a CDS encoding HEAT repeat domain-containing protein yields the protein MHDLFQGLDGIDWAGLSHAYGAATDVPDLLRALTAADPATREGALDALYGGVHHQGDVYDSTLACLPFLCAIAAEPGGADRDGVLRLIDSIGHSAATGAELGAEEGITDPHAVIAEAKAEDEWYEEVGLAHGMLAHRLLAELLPPLTGLLADQDPDVRGAATELLANRHQQPGAVLDALLARAAEEPDGAVRHALAQAIGTLAGRLDAADAASAERAGAALLVLAEPGGDPGTELAALAELARNHPQLLPADTAERATAALDRARERPAEPAPEPRPDTPTLLSHLRELRAESFAEGADQRTAEALERLHAALGDRVELRHELVLHTLRHGDPNGPRRAVDRAGTLHTGWRTSPDRAAATAELLGALLTDPDQELAARAAGVLRAGRLPCDPQVLETAAVIMEEGQYHGRWGWERNLPGECMQLLANHGDERAVRELSRVLPGRPVPEDLALWCERLRPHSAKLLLTLVRRCQAAGEQVDANQEDGGTDHDGLRTLGRLIAAMAACGPSAAHMTIGALLAVLLEQGRERDGKLHIGPQLGLSRAHGLGPEPGDALPVLRDLLTDPEPGTRVLAARALFHGGQDAAEYLPVLARVVEDADQWQARYAALELTAALGPAAAPLGELLRGQFDRALGAGGSDNELVRLLLAARAATPVTPADDRLLGELWQRRRDLRPMLAEALLREAGALPEGFAELLREELAHPRRHNNDGAERGLTSFVRYDCEADDTLLRQCEELLA from the coding sequence ATGCACGACCTGTTCCAGGGCCTCGACGGGATCGACTGGGCGGGCCTCTCGCACGCCTACGGCGCCGCCACCGATGTGCCCGACCTGCTGCGCGCCCTCACCGCGGCCGACCCGGCGACCCGTGAGGGCGCGCTCGACGCGCTCTACGGCGGCGTCCACCACCAGGGCGACGTCTACGACTCCACGCTCGCCTGCCTGCCGTTCCTGTGCGCGATCGCGGCCGAACCCGGCGGCGCGGACCGGGACGGCGTGCTCCGGCTGATCGACAGCATCGGGCACAGCGCCGCGACGGGCGCCGAGCTCGGCGCGGAGGAGGGGATCACCGACCCGCACGCGGTGATCGCCGAGGCCAAGGCGGAGGACGAGTGGTACGAGGAGGTCGGCCTCGCCCACGGCATGCTGGCCCACCGGCTGCTCGCCGAGCTGCTGCCCCCGCTGACCGGCCTGCTGGCCGACCAGGACCCGGACGTCCGGGGCGCGGCGACCGAGCTGCTGGCGAACCGTCACCAGCAGCCCGGCGCCGTGCTCGACGCCCTGCTGGCCCGGGCCGCCGAAGAGCCGGACGGCGCCGTGCGGCACGCCCTCGCCCAGGCGATCGGCACGCTCGCCGGGCGGCTCGACGCTGCCGACGCCGCCTCGGCCGAACGGGCCGGCGCCGCCCTGCTGGTGCTCGCCGAGCCTGGCGGCGACCCCGGCACCGAGCTGGCCGCGCTCGCCGAACTGGCTCGGAACCACCCGCAGTTGCTGCCCGCCGACACGGCCGAGCGGGCGACGGCCGCGCTGGACCGGGCCCGCGAGCGCCCGGCCGAGCCGGCCCCCGAGCCCCGGCCCGACACCCCGACCCTGCTCTCCCACCTGCGCGAACTGCGGGCCGAGAGCTTCGCCGAGGGCGCCGACCAGCGCACCGCCGAGGCGCTCGAACGCCTGCACGCCGCGCTCGGCGACCGGGTGGAGCTGCGGCACGAGCTGGTGCTGCACACCCTGCGGCACGGCGACCCGAACGGCCCGCGCCGTGCCGTCGACCGGGCCGGCACCTTGCACACCGGCTGGCGGACCTCGCCGGACCGGGCCGCCGCCACCGCCGAACTGCTCGGCGCCCTGCTGACCGACCCCGACCAGGAGCTCGCCGCGCGGGCCGCCGGGGTGCTGCGCGCGGGCCGACTGCCCTGCGACCCGCAGGTGCTGGAGACCGCCGCGGTGATCATGGAGGAGGGGCAGTACCACGGCCGCTGGGGCTGGGAGCGCAACCTGCCCGGCGAGTGCATGCAGCTGCTCGCCAACCACGGCGACGAACGGGCCGTCAGGGAGCTCAGCCGGGTGCTGCCAGGGCGGCCGGTGCCGGAGGACCTCGCGCTCTGGTGCGAGCGGCTGCGCCCGCACTCGGCGAAGCTGCTGCTCACGCTGGTCCGCCGCTGCCAGGCCGCCGGCGAGCAGGTGGACGCCAACCAGGAGGACGGCGGCACGGACCACGACGGCCTGCGCACGCTCGGCCGGCTGATCGCCGCGATGGCCGCCTGCGGACCGAGCGCCGCCCACATGACGATCGGCGCCCTGCTCGCCGTGCTGCTGGAGCAGGGCCGCGAGCGCGACGGCAAGCTGCACATCGGCCCGCAGCTCGGGCTCTCCCGCGCCCACGGCCTCGGCCCCGAGCCGGGGGACGCGCTGCCGGTGCTGCGCGACCTGCTCACCGACCCCGAGCCGGGCACCAGGGTGCTCGCCGCCCGGGCGCTGTTCCACGGCGGGCAGGACGCGGCGGAGTACCTGCCCGTGCTCGCCCGGGTCGTCGAGGACGCGGACCAGTGGCAGGCCCGGTACGCCGCGCTGGAGTTGACCGCCGCGCTGGGCCCGGCCGCCGCGCCGCTCGGTGAGCTGCTGCGCGGGCAGTTCGACCGGGCGCTGGGGGCGGGCGGGTCCGACAACGAGCTGGTCCGGCTGCTGCTCGCGGCCCGGGCCGCGACGCCGGTGACCCCGGCGGACGACCGGCTGCTCGGCGAGCTCTGGCAGCGCCGCCGCGACCTGCGGCCGATGCTGGCCGAGGCGCTGCTGCGGGAGGCCGGCGCGTTGCCGGAGGGGTTCGCCGAGCTGCTGCGCGAGGAGCTGGCCCACCCGCGCCGGCACAACAACGACGGCGCGGAGCGCGGCCTGACCAGCTTCGTGCGCTACGACTGCGAGGCCGACGACACCCTGCTCCGGCAGTGCGAGGAGCTGCTGGCGTAG
- a CDS encoding beta family protein has translation MEYVPVLYAKQGELLALRKTEPWVRARIRPVLEVMPREGPARAVDALLTAVRRWLKTECKVAVDFHHLRLPREADGRALRVLSAGLAEESVTAVPVFRPGDGPVALAEAGHMHLLHRAGGCLRLTLDEVEHRQYESLGDEIWRVLRAVELLPSEVDLLLDAGHVGDEAAVERMALRAVRAVDWAWPFGWRSTALTSGAFPATLPRSSYRLQVLRRHDLDLWGRTRELLGGFALDYGDHGPTHVGRYDEDEEGPAGLRYLNGPHWYVMRAASARGSDCLKLYRRFTDSTVWPTNPAAFSWGAGQIAAYAARQDGEKSGGHRERRAWDTSHHLASVVRFIIRGGHP, from the coding sequence ATGGAGTACGTGCCGGTGCTGTACGCGAAGCAGGGCGAGCTGCTGGCGCTGCGGAAGACGGAGCCGTGGGTGCGGGCGCGGATCCGGCCGGTGCTGGAGGTGATGCCGCGGGAGGGGCCGGCCCGTGCCGTCGACGCGCTCCTGACGGCGGTCAGGCGATGGCTGAAGACGGAGTGCAAGGTCGCGGTGGACTTCCACCACCTCCGACTGCCCCGCGAGGCGGACGGCAGAGCGTTGCGGGTGCTCAGCGCGGGTCTGGCGGAGGAGTCCGTGACGGCGGTGCCGGTCTTCCGGCCGGGTGACGGACCGGTGGCGCTCGCCGAAGCCGGTCACATGCACCTGCTCCATCGTGCCGGTGGATGCCTGCGCCTGACGCTGGATGAGGTGGAGCACCGTCAGTACGAGTCGCTGGGCGACGAGATCTGGCGGGTCCTGCGTGCGGTCGAGCTGCTGCCCTCCGAGGTCGACCTGCTGCTCGATGCCGGTCACGTCGGCGACGAGGCGGCGGTCGAGCGGATGGCATTGCGCGCCGTGCGTGCGGTGGACTGGGCTTGGCCGTTCGGTTGGCGCAGCACTGCCCTCACCAGCGGCGCCTTTCCGGCCACGCTGCCGCGATCCTCCTACCGGCTGCAGGTCCTGCGCCGTCACGACCTGGACCTCTGGGGCCGGACCCGGGAACTGCTCGGCGGCTTCGCGCTGGACTACGGCGACCACGGGCCCACCCACGTGGGCCGCTACGACGAGGACGAGGAGGGACCGGCCGGGCTGCGCTACCTGAACGGCCCGCACTGGTACGTGATGCGGGCGGCCTCGGCGCGCGGATCGGACTGCCTCAAGCTCTACCGGAGGTTCACCGACTCCACCGTCTGGCCGACCAATCCGGCCGCGTTCTCCTGGGGAGCCGGGCAGATCGCCGCGTACGCGGCCAGGCAGGACGGCGAGAAGTCCGGCGGTCACCGGGAACGGCGGGCCTGGGACACCTCGCACCACCTGGCCTCCGTGGTGCGGTTCATCATCCGGGGCGGCCACCCCTGA
- a CDS encoding lanthionine synthetase LanC family protein — translation MTLGERAEEAGAGALDWLLHTALPTPDGGLSWPTRPSEPEFNPVLYSGTSGIVLALLEGQRQFGADRYGQAALRGARSVATAVEQGWEYSSLAFGLAGLAVALHAVHQRLGDPAAGRAARRALGLLRARFDGTRWEPGFELLKGNAGIALAALAAGDTELAVLAVEPYLRTAEPTGHGVQWQPKLGADARLHHLSHGTLGVVHALATVGGAAGRADLVELALAGAADVVARDEAGPAGFLVPHSDPQDQPERIERYSYGWCHGPAGDAQVFRGLHALLGDPAWAALAERCWHTVTRSGLPARLRPGFWDNSGRCCGTAGVLALACDRIVEHGDRPEFADTLVADLLDRATIDGDGVRWSNTEHRRTPSLLEPTTGWAMGNAGIARELLRYARTVADGAPGYAVDWPDHPAARRPTPRAVMDP, via the coding sequence GTGACGCTCGGCGAGCGGGCCGAGGAGGCCGGCGCCGGCGCACTGGACTGGCTGCTGCACACCGCGCTGCCCACCCCCGACGGCGGCCTCTCCTGGCCCACCCGGCCCTCCGAACCCGAGTTCAACCCCGTCCTGTACAGCGGGACTTCGGGCATCGTGCTGGCCCTGCTGGAGGGGCAGCGGCAGTTCGGCGCCGACCGCTACGGGCAGGCCGCGCTGCGCGGCGCGCGCAGCGTCGCCACCGCCGTGGAGCAGGGCTGGGAGTACTCCTCGCTCGCCTTCGGCCTGGCCGGCCTGGCCGTCGCCCTGCACGCCGTGCACCAGCGGCTCGGTGACCCGGCCGCCGGCCGCGCCGCCCGCCGCGCGCTCGGCCTGCTGCGCGCCCGGTTCGACGGCACCCGCTGGGAGCCGGGCTTCGAACTGCTCAAGGGCAACGCGGGCATCGCGCTGGCCGCGCTCGCCGCGGGCGACACCGAACTCGCCGTGCTCGCCGTCGAGCCGTACCTGCGCACCGCCGAACCCACCGGGCACGGCGTGCAGTGGCAGCCCAAGCTCGGCGCGGACGCCCGGCTGCACCACCTCTCGCACGGCACCCTCGGTGTGGTGCACGCCCTGGCCACCGTCGGCGGGGCGGCCGGGCGCGCCGACCTGGTCGAGCTCGCGCTGGCCGGCGCCGCCGACGTGGTGGCCCGCGACGAGGCCGGCCCCGCCGGCTTCCTGGTCCCGCACTCCGACCCCCAGGACCAACCGGAGCGCATCGAGCGCTACAGCTACGGCTGGTGCCACGGCCCCGCCGGCGACGCCCAGGTCTTCCGCGGACTGCACGCCCTGCTCGGCGATCCGGCCTGGGCCGCGCTCGCCGAGCGCTGCTGGCACACCGTCACCCGCAGCGGCCTGCCGGCCCGGCTGCGCCCCGGCTTCTGGGACAACAGCGGACGCTGCTGCGGCACCGCCGGCGTGCTGGCCCTGGCCTGCGACCGGATCGTCGAGCACGGCGACCGGCCGGAGTTCGCCGACACCCTGGTCGCCGACCTGCTGGACCGCGCCACCATCGACGGCGACGGCGTGCGCTGGTCCAACACCGAGCACCGCCGCACCCCCAGCCTGCTCGAACCGACCACCGGCTGGGCGATGGGAAACGCCGGCATCGCGCGCGAACTGCTGCGCTACGCCCGGACGGTGGCCGACGGCGCCCCCGGGTACGCGGTGGACTGGCCGGACCACCCGGCGGCCCGGCGGCCCACCCCCCGTGCCGTCATGGACCCGTGA
- a CDS encoding serine protein kinase RIO, protein MRERFSESESFTRIRSKGSGKGTGNGNKTGGRRSFDDDAYDYQPYDFGLELELDVQADGENEHENGTGHDGPPVGDRWSTWDQSTPTEKGPDPRPDWVITELAAVDTEFGIVKTGKEADVFLLERAVPDTDRRTLMAAKRYRDGNHRMFHRDAGYLEGRSHKESRVSRAMARRTEFGKQVIAGQWAAAEFAALSRLWSAGVAVPYPVQILGTEILMEFIGDESGTAAPRLAQLRAEEAELADLWAQLGDSLALLARGGFAHGDLSAYNILVHHGRLVIIDVPQIVDVIANPRGRTFLERDVRNVGAWFIARGLPKSAVDELSHRLAYEARLD, encoded by the coding sequence GTGCGCGAGCGCTTTTCCGAGTCCGAGTCCTTCACCCGCATCCGCAGCAAGGGCAGCGGCAAGGGCACCGGCAACGGCAACAAGACCGGCGGCCGCCGTTCCTTCGACGACGACGCCTACGACTACCAGCCCTACGACTTCGGCCTCGAACTCGAACTCGACGTCCAGGCCGACGGCGAGAACGAGCACGAGAACGGCACCGGGCACGACGGCCCGCCCGTCGGCGACCGCTGGTCCACCTGGGACCAGTCCACCCCCACCGAGAAGGGCCCGGACCCCCGGCCCGACTGGGTGATCACCGAACTCGCGGCCGTGGACACCGAGTTCGGCATCGTGAAGACCGGCAAGGAGGCCGACGTCTTCCTGCTGGAGCGGGCGGTGCCGGACACCGACCGCCGCACCCTGATGGCCGCCAAGCGCTACCGCGACGGCAACCACCGGATGTTCCACCGGGACGCCGGCTACCTGGAGGGCCGCAGCCACAAGGAGTCCCGGGTCAGCCGGGCGATGGCCCGGCGCACCGAGTTCGGCAAGCAGGTGATCGCCGGCCAGTGGGCCGCCGCCGAGTTCGCCGCGCTCTCCCGGCTGTGGAGCGCAGGCGTGGCGGTGCCCTACCCGGTGCAGATCCTCGGCACCGAGATCCTGATGGAGTTCATCGGCGACGAGAGCGGCACGGCCGCGCCCCGGCTGGCCCAACTGCGCGCCGAGGAGGCCGAGCTGGCCGACCTGTGGGCGCAACTGGGCGACAGCCTCGCCCTGCTGGCCCGGGGCGGGTTCGCGCACGGCGACCTGTCCGCCTACAACATCCTGGTGCACCACGGCCGCCTGGTGATCATCGACGTGCCGCAGATCGTCGACGTGATCGCCAATCCGCGCGGCCGCACCTTCCTGGAGCGCGACGTGCGCAACGTCGGCGCCTGGTTCATCGCGCGCGGGCTGCCGAAGTCGGCGGTGGACGAGCTGTCCCACCGGCTGGCCTACGAGGCCCGGTTGGATTGA
- a CDS encoding DUF5997 family protein → MTSLKPKTTQTMKPATAAKKLGVYLPATPAEFQEGVVSREELNSLQTDPPAWLRELRENGPHPRPVVAAKLGISVSGLARGGVSEALTTAEIEELKETFPEWLRVERNVQAEVRRESVRVKELHAQQAAKATAPKGGPGAKAAQAAKRG, encoded by the coding sequence ATGACATCGCTCAAGCCGAAGACGACCCAGACCATGAAGCCCGCCACCGCGGCGAAGAAGCTCGGTGTGTACCTGCCCGCCACCCCGGCCGAATTCCAGGAGGGCGTCGTCTCCCGCGAAGAGCTGAACTCCCTGCAGACCGACCCGCCGGCCTGGCTGCGCGAGCTGCGCGAGAACGGCCCGCACCCGCGCCCGGTGGTCGCCGCCAAGCTCGGCATCTCGGTCTCCGGCCTGGCCCGGGGTGGCGTCAGCGAGGCGCTGACCACCGCCGAGATCGAGGAGCTCAAGGAGACCTTCCCCGAGTGGCTGCGCGTCGAGCGCAACGTCCAGGCCGAGGTGCGCCGCGAGAGCGTCCGGGTCAAGGAGCTGCACGCCCAGCAGGCCGCCAAGGCCACCGCGCCCAAGGGCGGCCCGGGCGCCAAGGCCGCTCAGGCCGCCAAGCGCGGCTGA
- a CDS encoding LysR substrate-binding domain-containing protein, with product MTENQASPDFRLAFVPGVTPGKWIRIWEQRLPEVPFVPCPLAAPAEAEAALAAGTADAALLRLPVDRTLFSAIPLYTETTVVVLPKDHELTEAEELLVEQLAEQVVWHPQDETLVWETRPGTPGFERPASTADAIELVAAGVGLLLVPQSLARLHHRKDLTYRPVLDAAQSQVALAWPEERTTDLVEEFIGIVRGRTVNSSRGRSAAAQPEPKQQAKARQDAKPRQGAKPKQDAGKKPGGAARKPAAARSRAGSGGGAAGAKRGKPRGRR from the coding sequence GTGACTGAGAACCAGGCGTCCCCCGACTTCCGGCTGGCGTTCGTGCCCGGCGTGACCCCCGGCAAGTGGATCCGGATCTGGGAGCAGCGGCTGCCCGAGGTTCCGTTCGTCCCGTGCCCGCTCGCCGCCCCCGCCGAGGCCGAGGCGGCGCTGGCCGCCGGCACCGCCGACGCGGCGCTGCTGCGGCTGCCGGTGGACCGGACGCTGTTCAGTGCGATCCCGCTCTACACCGAGACCACGGTCGTGGTGCTGCCCAAGGACCACGAGCTGACCGAGGCCGAGGAACTGCTGGTCGAGCAGCTGGCCGAGCAGGTGGTCTGGCACCCGCAGGACGAGACGCTGGTCTGGGAGACCCGGCCCGGCACGCCCGGCTTCGAGCGGCCCGCCAGCACGGCCGACGCGATCGAGCTGGTGGCGGCCGGAGTCGGGCTGCTGCTGGTGCCGCAGTCGCTGGCCCGCCTGCACCACCGCAAGGACCTCACCTACCGGCCGGTGCTGGACGCCGCGCAGTCGCAGGTGGCGCTGGCTTGGCCGGAGGAGCGCACGACCGACCTGGTCGAGGAGTTCATCGGCATCGTCCGGGGCCGGACGGTGAACAGCTCGCGCGGGCGCTCGGCCGCCGCCCAGCCGGAGCCGAAGCAGCAGGCCAAGGCCCGGCAGGACGCCAAGCCGCGGCAGGGCGCGAAGCCGAAGCAGGACGCCGGGAAGAAGCCCGGCGGTGCGGCGCGCAAGCCCGCCGCCGCCCGCTCGCGCGCCGGTTCGGGCGGCGGCGCGGCGGGCGCCAAGCGGGGCAAGCCGCGCGGGCGGCGGTAG
- a CDS encoding ribonuclease domain-containing protein, which produces MPTSHRRPRPPRGRSAVTALMLALAMAAFPSSASAAGTRAVDPPSQLTALPAQVARACGLWHDQLDWPATVRPVDYRLSDGRYLRGGNEYDNRDGDLPAATGYHEYDVNPRPAPNTRRDAERLVREVATGQVWYSADHYADFTEILGGC; this is translated from the coding sequence ATGCCCACCTCCCACCGCCGCCCGCGCCCGCCCCGGGGCCGGTCCGCAGTCACCGCCCTGATGCTCGCGCTGGCCATGGCCGCCTTCCCGAGCTCGGCTTCCGCCGCCGGCACCCGCGCCGTCGACCCGCCCAGCCAACTCACCGCTCTCCCGGCCCAGGTCGCCCGCGCCTGCGGGCTCTGGCACGACCAGCTCGACTGGCCCGCCACCGTGCGGCCCGTCGACTACCGCCTGTCGGACGGGCGGTACCTGCGCGGCGGCAACGAGTACGACAACCGCGACGGCGACCTGCCCGCCGCCACCGGCTACCACGAGTACGACGTCAACCCCCGCCCCGCCCCGAACACGCGGCGCGACGCGGAGCGCCTGGTGCGCGAGGTGGCGACGGGTCAGGTCTGGTACAGCGCCGACCACTACGCCGACTTCACCGAGATCCTCGGCGGCTGCTGA
- a CDS encoding PhzF family phenazine biosynthesis protein — translation MDPEITLVRVFTDADGNHGNVLAVVPDGAAIPDPTRRQELARRLALSETIFVDDPQRGTVDIYTPSVRLPFAGYPLIGAAWVLGADRLVLEAGEIPVHREGELTWITARPDWALPRTLRQYATPEEVAALTVPEPGEWIYAWAWQDESAGLVRARAFPGRGDGVDEDEATGAAALQLAEQLGRQVTITQGTGSQLFARPLGDGTAVLGGRVAR, via the coding sequence ATGGACCCTGAGATCACCCTGGTGCGCGTCTTCACCGACGCCGACGGCAACCACGGCAACGTCCTCGCGGTGGTGCCCGACGGCGCCGCGATACCCGACCCGACGCGGCGTCAGGAGCTCGCCCGCCGCCTCGCCCTGAGCGAGACGATCTTCGTGGACGACCCGCAGCGCGGCACCGTGGACATCTACACGCCCAGCGTGCGGCTCCCGTTCGCCGGCTACCCGCTGATCGGCGCCGCCTGGGTGCTCGGCGCGGACCGGCTGGTGCTGGAGGCCGGCGAGATCCCGGTGCACCGCGAGGGCGAGCTGACCTGGATCACCGCCCGCCCCGACTGGGCCCTGCCGCGCACCCTGCGCCAGTACGCCACGCCCGAGGAGGTGGCGGCGCTCACCGTGCCCGAGCCCGGCGAGTGGATCTACGCCTGGGCCTGGCAGGACGAGTCGGCCGGCCTGGTCCGGGCCCGCGCCTTCCCCGGCCGCGGCGACGGCGTCGACGAGGACGAGGCGACCGGCGCCGCCGCGCTGCAACTGGCCGAGCAGCTGGGTCGTCAGGTGACGATCACTCAGGGCACCGGCTCGCAGCTGTTCGCCCGGCCGCTCGGCGACGGCACGGCCGTGCTCGGCGGCCGCGTGGCACGGTGA
- a CDS encoding RNA polymerase sigma factor, producing the protein MTDGEPGIDPQLVRAAQRGDPLAVAELMELLTPYVGRICGPIARQDGPDAAQEALIVVLRGLRQLREPAALLGWARTIAVREAVRVAQRAGRTVAEPLAELRAAGDPQLAADIEDTLARLTPEHRAVLVLRDVVGLDENAASSMLSVPLGTVRSRLARARRSFRKVWES; encoded by the coding sequence GTGACGGATGGCGAGCCGGGGATCGACCCGCAGCTGGTGCGCGCCGCCCAGCGCGGGGACCCGCTGGCGGTCGCCGAGCTGATGGAGCTGCTGACCCCGTACGTCGGGCGGATCTGCGGCCCGATCGCCCGCCAGGACGGGCCGGACGCCGCCCAGGAGGCGCTGATCGTGGTGCTGCGCGGACTGCGCCAGCTGCGCGAGCCGGCCGCACTGCTCGGCTGGGCCCGGACCATCGCGGTGCGCGAGGCGGTCCGGGTCGCCCAGCGGGCCGGGCGCACCGTCGCCGAGCCGCTCGCCGAGCTGCGCGCGGCCGGCGATCCCCAGCTGGCCGCCGACATCGAGGACACCCTGGCCCGGCTGACCCCCGAGCACCGGGCGGTGCTGGTGCTGCGCGACGTGGTGGGCCTGGACGAGAACGCGGCCAGCTCGATGCTGTCCGTCCCGCTCGGCACGGTCCGGTCCCGGCTGGCCCGGGCCCGGCGGAGCTTTCGGAAGGTGTGGGAGTCGTGA